From Pseudomonas sp. LS1212, the proteins below share one genomic window:
- a CDS encoding TIGR02449 family protein — protein MQETELQALMGRLELLIDRVEQLKRQNGLLIAQEKSWREERSHLIEKNEIARRKVESMISRLKALEQDS, from the coding sequence ATGCAAGAGACCGAGCTGCAAGCGCTGATGGGCCGACTCGAACTGTTGATTGATAGAGTCGAGCAACTAAAACGGCAAAACGGACTCCTAATAGCTCAGGAAAAGTCCTGGCGCGAGGAGCGCTCACACCTCATAGAAAAAAACGAAATCGCCCGGCGTAAGGTCGAATCGATGATTTCGCGCCTCAAGGCCCTGGAGCAAGACTCATGA
- the pepP gene encoding Xaa-Pro aminopeptidase: MTHIPKSEYARRRKALMAQMEPNSIAILPAAAVFIRNRDVEHVYRQDSDFQYLSGFPEPEAVIALIPGREHGEYVLFCRERNPERELWDGHRAGQEGAIRDFGADDAFPITDIDDILPGLIEGRDRVYSAMGSNAEFDRHLMDWINVIRSKARLGAQPPKEFVALDHLLHDMRLYKSAAEVKVMREAAAISSRAHVRAMQASRAGLHEFSLEAELDYEFRKGGAKMPAYGSIVAAGRNACILHYQSNDALLKDGDVVLIDAGCEIDCYASDITRTFPVSGTFSPEQKAIYELVLKAQEAAFEAIGPGKHWNQAHEATVQVITEGLVNLGLLQGDVQELIASEAYRAFYMHRAGHWLGMDVHDVGDYKVGGQWRVLEPGMALTVEPGIYIAPDNQNVAKKWRGIGIRIEDDVVVTKQGCEILTNGVPKTVAEIEALMAAARTQAA; this comes from the coding sequence ATGACCCACATCCCGAAGTCGGAATACGCCCGTCGACGCAAGGCACTGATGGCGCAGATGGAGCCCAACAGCATTGCCATCCTGCCCGCCGCCGCGGTGTTCATTCGCAACCGCGACGTCGAGCATGTCTATCGCCAGGACAGTGACTTCCAGTATTTGAGCGGTTTTCCCGAACCTGAAGCGGTGATTGCACTGATTCCAGGCCGCGAGCATGGCGAATACGTGCTGTTCTGCCGCGAACGCAATCCCGAGCGCGAACTGTGGGATGGCCACCGGGCCGGCCAGGAAGGGGCCATCCGCGATTTTGGCGCCGATGATGCGTTCCCGATCACCGATATCGACGACATCCTGCCCGGCCTGATCGAAGGCCGCGACCGGGTCTACTCGGCGATGGGCAGCAATGCCGAATTCGACCGGCATCTGATGGACTGGATCAACGTGATCCGCTCCAAGGCGCGCCTGGGCGCCCAGCCGCCGAAGGAGTTCGTTGCGCTGGATCATCTGCTGCATGACATGCGGCTGTATAAATCGGCGGCCGAAGTGAAGGTGATGCGCGAGGCGGCAGCGATCTCGTCGCGTGCGCACGTGCGCGCCATGCAGGCGAGCCGGGCCGGGTTGCACGAGTTCAGCCTCGAAGCCGAACTCGATTACGAATTCCGCAAGGGTGGGGCGAAGATGCCGGCCTACGGTTCGATCGTTGCGGCGGGTCGCAATGCCTGCATTCTCCACTATCAGTCAAACGACGCGCTGCTCAAGGACGGTGACGTGGTGTTGATCGACGCCGGTTGCGAAATCGATTGCTACGCCAGCGACATCACCCGCACCTTCCCGGTCAGCGGCACGTTTTCGCCCGAGCAAAAGGCGATCTACGAACTGGTACTCAAGGCCCAGGAGGCAGCGTTCGAGGCCATCGGCCCAGGCAAGCACTGGAACCAGGCCCACGAGGCGACCGTGCAGGTCATCACCGAGGGGCTGGTAAACCTGGGGCTGCTGCAGGGCGATGTGCAGGAGCTGATTGCCAGTGAAGCCTATCGGGCGTTCTACATGCACCGTGCCGGGCACTGGCTGGGCATGGACGTGCACGATGTGGGCGACTACAAGGTCGGTGGTCAATGGCGCGTGCTCGAACCGGGCATGGCCCTGACCGTTGAGCCGGGTATCTACATCGCCCCGGACAACCAGAACGTAGCAAAAAAATGGCGTGGCATAGGCATACGCATCGAGGATGACGTGGTGGTGACCAAACAGGGCTGCGAGATTCTGACCAATGGTGTACCGAAAACGGTCGCTGAAATCGAAGCCTTGATGGCTGCAGCGCGAACTCAAGCGGCATGA
- a CDS encoding EVE domain-containing protein, which translates to MAYWLMKSEPDELSIKDLARLGEARWDGVRNYQARNFIRSMAPGDEFFFYHSSCPEPGIAGIARITGQAYPDPTALDPESVYFDAKASAEKNPWSAVNVAHVETFGKVLGLGYLKQQTALAELALVQKGSRLSVMPVSAEQWAAVLALR; encoded by the coding sequence ATGGCGTATTGGCTGATGAAATCCGAGCCCGATGAACTCTCGATCAAGGACCTTGCCCGCCTTGGAGAGGCCCGCTGGGATGGCGTGCGCAACTATCAGGCACGCAATTTCATTCGTTCGATGGCGCCTGGCGATGAGTTTTTCTTCTATCACTCCAGTTGCCCCGAGCCCGGCATCGCCGGTATCGCCAGGATCACGGGCCAAGCCTATCCGGACCCGACGGCACTGGACCCTGAAAGCGTCTATTTCGATGCCAAGGCCAGCGCCGAAAAAAATCCCTGGAGCGCAGTGAACGTGGCCCACGTCGAGACCTTCGGCAAAGTGCTTGGCCTCGGCTACCTGAAACAACAGACGGCTCTGGCAGAACTGGCACTAGTGCAAAAAGGCAGCCGGCTTTCCGTGATGCCGGTCAGCGCCGAACAGTGGGCAGCGGTTCTGGCCTTGCGCTGA
- a CDS encoding flagellar basal body-associated protein FliL — protein MKAWILMLLALSLPVVAMAEEAGEGAPKVSYVTLNPPLVGNYALDGNTRLRVYKADVALRVTGDEAVKTVKYHEPLIRNQLVALFAQQTVESMNNVEAKEKLRQEALKQTQQVLSDEEGKPVVEDLLFNNLIVQ, from the coding sequence GTGAAAGCGTGGATCTTGATGTTGCTGGCCTTGTCACTGCCAGTGGTGGCCATGGCCGAGGAAGCCGGGGAGGGCGCGCCGAAAGTGTCCTATGTCACCCTTAACCCGCCGCTGGTGGGTAATTACGCGCTCGATGGCAACACCAGGCTAAGGGTCTACAAGGCCGATGTGGCATTGCGGGTGACCGGCGACGAGGCGGTGAAAACCGTCAAATACCACGAGCCGCTGATCCGCAATCAGTTGGTTGCACTGTTTGCCCAGCAGACTGTCGAGAGCATGAACAATGTCGAAGCCAAGGAAAAACTGCGTCAGGAGGCCTTGAAGCAGACCCAGCAGGTGCTCAGCGACGAAGAGGGCAAGCCGGTCGTCGAGGACCTGCTGTTCAACAACCTGATCGTGCAGTGA
- the ubiH gene encoding 2-octaprenyl-6-methoxyphenyl hydroxylase produces MNRVNLAIIGGGLVGASLALALQDGARKRGWKITLIEPFAPGDSYQPSYDARSSALAYGTRQIYERLGLWQQISRRAEPIRQIQVSDRGRFGATRLTAMEEGVPALGYVVENAWLGQCLWQGLDHDVVSWHCPAEVTQMQVLENGYRLSLNDETVLDCDLAVLADGGRSGLREQLGIHVKQRPYNQSALIANVTPSEAHCGQAFERFTEDGPMALLPLPENRCALIWTRIGMDAKRLAEIDERSFLGELQGVFGYRLGALRQVGARHVYPLALVEAQEQVRPNLVVLGNAAHSLHPIAGQGFNLSLRDVQSLADALLAGPSTPGDFATLQAYRERQRLDQDLTVGFSDQVTRLFGTSRPLLATGRNLGLLGLDLLPPAKRWFARQAMGLGTRQDQKG; encoded by the coding sequence ATGAACCGGGTCAACCTGGCAATTATCGGTGGCGGTCTGGTCGGTGCGAGCCTGGCCCTTGCCCTGCAGGACGGAGCCAGGAAGCGTGGCTGGAAGATCACCCTGATCGAACCGTTCGCCCCTGGCGACAGTTACCAACCCAGCTACGATGCCCGCTCTTCAGCGTTGGCGTACGGCACCCGGCAAATCTACGAGCGCCTGGGGTTGTGGCAGCAGATCAGCCGCCGCGCCGAACCGATCCGACAGATACAGGTCTCCGACCGCGGGCGCTTTGGTGCGACGCGACTGACGGCGATGGAAGAGGGCGTTCCGGCGCTCGGCTATGTGGTGGAGAATGCCTGGCTCGGCCAATGCCTCTGGCAAGGGCTTGATCATGATGTTGTCAGCTGGCATTGCCCGGCCGAAGTGACGCAGATGCAGGTGCTGGAAAACGGCTACCGTCTGTCGCTGAACGACGAAACTGTCCTGGATTGCGATTTGGCCGTCCTGGCCGATGGTGGTCGTTCCGGCCTGCGCGAACAATTGGGGATTCACGTCAAGCAGCGGCCCTACAATCAGAGCGCGCTGATCGCCAACGTCACCCCGAGCGAAGCACACTGCGGCCAGGCCTTCGAACGCTTCACCGAAGATGGGCCGATGGCCCTGCTGCCGCTGCCGGAGAATCGCTGCGCGCTGATCTGGACCCGCATCGGGATGGACGCCAAGCGCCTGGCCGAGATTGATGAGCGCAGCTTCCTCGGTGAGTTGCAGGGCGTATTCGGCTATCGACTGGGCGCGTTGCGCCAGGTCGGTGCGCGGCATGTGTACCCGTTGGCGCTGGTGGAGGCGCAGGAACAGGTTCGACCAAACCTGGTAGTCCTGGGCAACGCTGCTCACAGCCTGCATCCGATTGCCGGCCAGGGCTTCAACCTGTCTCTGCGTGACGTGCAATCGTTGGCGGATGCGTTGCTGGCCGGGCCTTCGACGCCCGGCGATTTCGCCACGCTGCAGGCCTACCGCGAGCGCCAGCGCCTGGACCAGGACTTGACCGTCGGCTTCTCAGACCAGGTCACCCGGCTTTTCGGCACGTCCCGGCCACTGCTCGCCACCGGACGCAACCTGGGCTTGCTCGGCCTCGATCTGCTGCCGCCGGCCAAGCGCTGGTTCGCCCGTCAGGCCATGGGCCTGGGCACACGTCAAGACCAAAAGGGTTAA
- a CDS encoding NADPH:quinone oxidoreductase family protein: MKAVLCKAFGPAETLALEEVASPQATKNEILLDVHAAGVNFPDTLIIEGKYQFKPPFPFSPGGEAAGVVSAVGDKVTHLKVGDRVMALTGWGSFAEQIAVPGYNVLPIPPNMDFTTAAGFSMTYGTSMHALKQRGQLQPGETLLVLGASGGVGLAAVEIGKAMGARVIAAASSAEKLAVAKAAGADELINYSETNLKDEIKRLTDGNGVDVIYDPVGGDLFDQAIRSIAWNGRLLVVGFASGRIPELPVNLALLKGAAVIGVFWGSFAQRQPADNAANFKELFGWYGEGKLKPLVSQMYPLERAGEAIDALGQRKTVGKVVVQVR, encoded by the coding sequence ATGAAAGCAGTGTTGTGCAAAGCGTTTGGTCCAGCCGAAACACTGGCGCTGGAAGAAGTCGCCAGCCCGCAAGCCACGAAGAACGAGATTTTGCTGGATGTGCATGCTGCCGGGGTCAACTTCCCGGACACCCTGATCATCGAAGGCAAGTATCAATTCAAGCCACCCTTCCCCTTCTCGCCAGGTGGTGAAGCCGCCGGCGTGGTCAGTGCAGTGGGAGACAAGGTCACTCACTTGAAGGTTGGCGACCGGGTCATGGCATTGACCGGCTGGGGCAGCTTCGCCGAGCAGATCGCCGTGCCGGGCTACAACGTCCTGCCGATTCCGCCGAACATGGACTTCACCACCGCCGCAGGCTTCAGCATGACCTATGGCACCTCCATGCATGCGCTGAAACAGCGCGGCCAGCTGCAACCGGGCGAAACCCTGCTGGTACTCGGTGCCTCCGGTGGTGTGGGCCTGGCCGCCGTGGAAATCGGCAAGGCCATGGGCGCCCGAGTGATCGCCGCCGCCAGCAGCGCCGAGAAACTCGCCGTGGCCAAGGCCGCCGGCGCCGACGAGCTGATCAACTATAGCGAGACCAACCTCAAGGACGAAATCAAACGCCTCACCGACGGCAACGGCGTGGACGTGATCTACGATCCGGTCGGTGGCGACCTGTTCGACCAGGCCATCCGCTCCATCGCCTGGAACGGCCGCCTGCTGGTGGTCGGCTTCGCCAGCGGGCGCATTCCCGAACTGCCGGTAAACCTGGCACTGCTCAAGGGCGCGGCGGTGATCGGGGTGTTCTGGGGCTCGTTCGCCCAGCGCCAGCCGGCCGACAATGCGGCGAACTTCAAGGAACTGTTCGGCTGGTATGGCGAAGGGAAATTGAAGCCGTTGGTGTCGCAGATGTATCCACTGGAGCGCGCTGGCGAGGCGATTGATGCTCTGGGGCAACGCAAGACCGTGGGCAAGGTGGTCGTGCAGGTGCGTTAA
- a CDS encoding cell division protein ZapA, with the protein MSSSNSVTVQILDKEYSIICPPEERSNLVSAARYLDGKMREIRSSGKVVGADRIAVMAALNITHDLLHKQVQPDVQASGSTREQVRDLLERVDLALSPDPDTKSN; encoded by the coding sequence ATGAGTTCAAGCAATAGCGTCACCGTACAGATCCTCGATAAAGAATATTCGATCATCTGCCCACCGGAAGAACGCAGTAACCTGGTGAGTGCCGCCCGCTACCTCGACGGCAAGATGCGCGAAATACGCAGTAGCGGCAAAGTCGTCGGTGCCGACCGCATCGCGGTGATGGCGGCCTTGAACATCACTCACGACCTGTTGCACAAACAGGTTCAACCCGATGTCCAGGCCAGTGGCTCGACCCGTGAACAGGTTCGCGACCTGCTCGAACGCGTCGATTTGGCGCTGTCGCCAGATCCGGATACAAAATCCAATTAA
- a CDS encoding extracellular solute-binding protein yields MFARKHLLAALALTVFGAGAQAADEVVVYSSRIDELIKPVFDAYTAKTGVKVKFITDKEAPLMQRIKAEGENATADLLLTVDAGNLWQAEQMGILQPIKSPVIDANIPPQYRASSGDWTGLSLRARTIAYSTERVKPEELSTYEALADKQWEGRLCLRTAKKVYNQSLTATMIETHGAQKTEEILKGWVNNLSTDVFSDDVAVLEAINAGQCDVGIVNTYYYGRLHKQKPNLPVKLFWPNQADRGVHVNLSGIGLTKYAPHPEAAKALVEWMTGPEAQKQFAEINQEFPANPKVAPSAEVAGWGTFKADTLPVEVAGKRQAEAIRLMDRAGWN; encoded by the coding sequence ATGTTCGCACGCAAGCATCTTCTGGCCGCGTTGGCACTCACGGTGTTTGGCGCTGGTGCCCAGGCCGCGGACGAGGTGGTGGTCTATTCCTCGCGCATCGACGAGCTGATCAAGCCGGTATTCGACGCCTACACTGCCAAGACGGGCGTGAAGGTCAAGTTCATCACCGACAAGGAAGCGCCCTTGATGCAGCGCATCAAGGCCGAGGGCGAGAACGCCACGGCCGACCTGCTGCTCACCGTCGATGCCGGCAACCTGTGGCAGGCCGAACAGATGGGCATCCTGCAACCGATCAAGTCCCCGGTGATCGATGCCAATATCCCGCCGCAATACCGTGCTTCGTCTGGTGACTGGACCGGCCTGAGCCTGCGCGCCCGGACCATCGCCTACTCCACCGAGCGAGTCAAACCCGAAGAGTTGAGCACCTACGAAGCCCTCGCCGACAAACAATGGGAAGGTCGCCTCTGCCTGCGTACGGCGAAAAAGGTCTACAACCAGTCGCTGACCGCAACAATGATCGAAACCCACGGCGCGCAAAAGACCGAGGAAATCCTCAAGGGCTGGGTCAATAACCTGTCCACCGATGTGTTCTCCGACGATGTCGCGGTACTGGAAGCGATCAACGCCGGGCAATGCGATGTGGGTATCGTCAACACCTACTACTACGGTCGCCTGCACAAGCAGAAACCAAACCTGCCGGTAAAACTGTTCTGGCCGAACCAGGCTGACCGTGGCGTACACGTCAATCTCTCGGGCATCGGTCTGACCAAATACGCCCCCCATCCTGAAGCTGCCAAGGCATTGGTGGAGTGGATGACCGGCCCCGAGGCGCAGAAGCAATTCGCCGAGATCAACCAGGAATTCCCCGCTAATCCGAAGGTTGCACCTTCCGCTGAAGTGGCGGGTTGGGGCACCTTCAAGGCCGATACCCTGCCAGTGGAAGTGGCCGGCAAACGCCAGGCCGAAGCGATTCGCTTGATGGACCGGGCTGGCTG
- a CDS encoding YecA family protein encodes MPIQNSPYTAFAALLASSGHPVSPAELHGLLLGRSCAGAGFDVDDWLVDAAELLESEPQDNVRSALIGLQEMVKGELSGDDMTVVLLLPSDDAPLTERAAALGQWCQGFLTGFGLNVRDSSTLSTEANEVLQDLAAISQVQDALEESDDGESDYMEVMEYLRVAPLLLFTEQAKRAEPAEPKPSLH; translated from the coding sequence ATGCCCATTCAGAACTCGCCGTATACCGCTTTTGCCGCTCTGCTCGCCAGCAGCGGTCACCCTGTCTCCCCTGCCGAGCTGCACGGGCTGTTGCTCGGCCGCAGTTGCGCCGGCGCTGGCTTCGATGTCGACGACTGGCTGGTAGACGCCGCAGAATTGCTCGAAAGTGAGCCACAAGACAACGTTCGCAGTGCCTTGATCGGCCTGCAGGAAATGGTCAAGGGCGAGCTTTCCGGTGACGACATGACTGTTGTCCTGCTGTTGCCATCCGATGATGCACCACTCACCGAGCGTGCTGCTGCGCTGGGTCAATGGTGCCAGGGCTTCCTCACCGGCTTTGGCCTGAACGTCCGCGACAGCAGCACCCTGAGCACTGAAGCAAACGAAGTGCTGCAGGACCTCGCCGCCATTTCCCAGGTGCAGGATGCCCTCGAAGAGTCCGATGACGGCGAAAGCGACTATATGGAAGTCATGGAATACCTGCGCGTGGCACCGCTGCTGCTCTTCACCGAGCAGGCCAAGCGTGCAGAGCCTGCAGAACCGAAACCTTCCCTGCATTGA
- a CDS encoding 5-formyltetrahydrofolate cyclo-ligase has product MTQTVPLTRPQLRRLLRDARRALTPAEQRQASRGIYRQLAQHPLFRKARHIALYLPNDSEIDPRMLMREAQRRGKTTYLPVLSAWPKSKMSFQRVDHGEKLRPNRFRIPEPQICAARQRQIWALDLILLPLVGFDEVGGRLGMGGGFYDRSLAYQGRRKAWKKPVLLGLAHECQKVERLAQASWDVPLQGTVSDKGWYLAAATSLN; this is encoded by the coding sequence ATGACCCAGACCGTGCCGCTCACTCGTCCGCAATTGCGTCGCCTGCTGCGCGACGCCCGTCGCGCCCTCACTCCTGCCGAACAACGCCAGGCCTCTCGCGGTATCTACCGGCAGCTGGCGCAGCATCCCCTGTTCCGCAAAGCCCGCCACATTGCGTTGTACCTGCCCAACGACAGTGAAATCGACCCACGCATGCTCATGCGTGAAGCCCAGCGGCGCGGCAAGACCACCTATCTGCCGGTGCTCAGCGCCTGGCCAAAATCCAAGATGTCCTTCCAGCGCGTCGACCATGGCGAAAAACTGCGGCCCAATCGCTTTCGCATACCCGAACCGCAGATATGCGCTGCCCGGCAACGACAAATCTGGGCACTGGACCTGATCCTGCTGCCGTTAGTGGGTTTCGATGAAGTCGGTGGGCGCCTTGGCATGGGCGGCGGGTTCTATGATCGCAGCCTGGCGTATCAAGGCCGTCGCAAGGCCTGGAAAAAACCGGTCCTGCTGGGCCTGGCGCATGAATGCCAAAAAGTCGAACGGCTGGCGCAAGCCAGCTGGGACGTTCCCCTGCAGGGCACGGTATCGGACAAGGGCTGGTATCTTGCTGCGGCGACGTCACTGAACTGA
- a CDS encoding 2-octaprenyl-3-methyl-6-methoxy-1,4-benzoquinol hydroxylase, translated as MRADLLIVGAGMVGSTLALALQHSGLEILVLDGSPLSVKSFDPQAPFEPRVSALSAASQRILERLGAWEGMRERRVSPYADMRVWDGSGTGQIHFSAASVHAEVLGHIVENRVVQDGLLDRLHDSEIGLLANARLELMRRSGDEWLLTLADGRSLRAPLVIAADGANSAVRRLTGCETREWDYLHHAIVTSVRCAEPHRRTAWQRFTDDGPLAFLPLLRDDQENWCSIVWSTTPSEAERLMALGSEAFCHELERAFEGRLGTVFEADPRVCVPLRQRHVKRYVAEGLALIGDAAHTIHPLAGQGVNLGFLDAAVLAEELQHALERGERLADVRVLSRYERRRMPHNLALMAAMEGFERLFQADPLPLRWLRNSGLKWVEQLPEAKAVFIRQALGLSGDLPELAKA; from the coding sequence ATGCGCGCAGATCTGTTGATTGTCGGTGCCGGTATGGTCGGCAGCACCCTGGCGTTGGCGCTGCAACACAGCGGCCTGGAGATTCTTGTGCTCGACGGCAGCCCGTTGAGCGTCAAGTCCTTCGATCCACAGGCGCCATTCGAGCCACGGGTCAGCGCCTTGTCCGCGGCCAGCCAGCGTATTCTCGAGCGGCTGGGTGCCTGGGAAGGCATGCGTGAGCGTCGCGTCAGCCCTTATGCCGACATGCGCGTGTGGGATGGCAGCGGCACGGGGCAGATTCATTTCTCGGCTGCCAGCGTACATGCCGAAGTACTCGGGCATATCGTCGAGAATCGGGTAGTCCAGGACGGCTTGCTTGATCGCCTGCACGACAGCGAGATCGGCTTGTTGGCCAATGCCCGGCTGGAGCTGATGCGCCGTTCCGGCGACGAGTGGCTGCTGACCCTGGCCGATGGTCGCTCCCTGCGCGCCCCCCTGGTCATCGCCGCCGATGGCGCCAACTCGGCAGTGCGCCGCCTGACAGGCTGTGAAACGCGAGAATGGGATTATCTGCATCACGCCATCGTCACCAGCGTGCGTTGCGCCGAGCCACATCGGCGCACGGCCTGGCAACGCTTCACCGACGACGGCCCATTGGCCTTTCTGCCTTTGCTGCGAGATGACCAGGAAAATTGGTGCTCGATCGTCTGGTCGACGACCCCGAGCGAAGCCGAGCGCCTGATGGCACTGGGCAGCGAAGCCTTCTGTCATGAGCTGGAAAGGGCGTTCGAAGGGCGGCTGGGGACGGTGTTCGAGGCCGACCCGCGCGTTTGCGTGCCGCTGCGCCAGCGGCACGTCAAACGCTATGTGGCCGAAGGCCTGGCCTTGATCGGTGACGCCGCACACACCATTCATCCGCTGGCCGGACAGGGCGTCAACCTGGGGTTTCTCGACGCTGCCGTGCTGGCCGAGGAGCTGCAGCATGCGCTCGAGCGTGGAGAGCGCCTGGCCGATGTGCGGGTGCTGAGCCGTTACGAGCGTCGACGCATGCCGCACAACCTGGCACTGATGGCAGCCATGGAAGGCTTCGAGCGACTGTTCCAGGCTGATCCGTTGCCGCTGCGCTGGCTGCGCAACAGCGGTCTGAAATGGGTCGAGCAACTGCCCGAAGCCAAGGCTGTGTTCATACGTCAGGCGCTCGGGTTGAGCGGTGATCTACCGGAATTGGCCAAGGCCTGA